In Zingiber officinale cultivar Zhangliang chromosome 6A, Zo_v1.1, whole genome shotgun sequence, a single genomic region encodes these proteins:
- the LOC121994546 gene encoding polyamine oxidase 6-like: MACSVTLTLLLLLLLTPCLGRLTTVSKSERPSVIIVGAGISGISAAVALARAGVHDVLILEATDSVGGRIHRKRFAGHQIEVGANWIQGVHGEKMNPIWQMAEKLHLKTFFSDYSNISSNTYSQSGVLYERSVVEQALKVSEKVVEDGGIYSHSLPSDGHEDISILGFQRIKKHAPATPLEMAVDYYTNDYESAEPPRVTSLQGTLPIRTFTDFGEDDYFVADERGYESLVHHLVNQSLDTDSIKLNQVVRSINQSRNGVTVTTENGRHYRADYVMVSVSIGVLQTDSIKFHPQLPQSKFSAICQLDMAVFTKIFLKFPYKFWPDRNKTEFFLYASERRGYYTIWQELEKELPGANVLLVVVTDDEAKRIELQPDESTKAEAMQVLKNMFGKKIPEATDIFVTRWWTNRFFRGSFSNWPIGLHSHDFNRIKEPFGRIFFTGEHTSRLYNGYVHGAYLAGVDSANKLVQRIKKMERAKS; encoded by the exons ATGGCGTGCTCCGTTACGCTCAccctgctcctcctcctcctcttaaCTCCATGCCTTGGGAGATTAACGACGGTTTCAAAATCTGAAAGGCCATCGGTGATCATCGTGGGAGCAGGGATCTCCG GAATATCAGCAGCAGTGGCTTTGGCCAGAGCTGGCGTCCATGATGTCTTGATACTGGAAGCCACTGACAGCGTCGGCGGCAGGATTCACAGGAAAAGATTCGCCGGACACCAGATTGAGGTCGGGGCCAACTGGATTCAAGGGGTCCACGGTGAGAAAATGAACCCAATCTGGCAAATGGCAGAGAAGCTCCACCTCAAGACATTCTTCTCAGATTACTCCAACATCTCCTCCAACACTTACTCGCAGAG TGGTGTGCTTTATGAGAGATCAGTGGTCGAGCAAGCGCTGAAAGTTTCAGAGAAAGTGGTCGAGGATGGTGGAATCTACTCACATTCTCTGCCTTCCGACGGCCATGAAGACATCTCCATTTTGGGGTTTCAGAGAATAAAGAAACA TGCTCCTGCTACTCCATTGGAGATGGCAGTGGACTACTACACGAACGACTATGAGAGCGCCGAGCCGCCTCGCGTAACAAGCTTGCAAGGAACACTGCCAATCCGCACGTTTACAGACTTTGGAGAGGACGACTACTTTGTTGCTGATGAAAGAGGTTACGAGAGCTTGGTGCATCACTTGGTCAATCAATCCCTCGACACTGATTCCATCAAACTAAACCAG GTCGTGAGGTCCATAAACCAATCGAGAAATGGAGTGACTGTAACCACAGAGAATGGCCGCCATTACAGAGCAGATTATGTGATGGTTTCTGTGAGCATTGGAGTCCTCCAAACGGACTCGATCAAATTCCACCCTCAACTTCCA CAATCTAAGTTCTCAGCCATTTGTCAGCTTGATATGGCAGTATTCACTAAGATTTTCCTCAAGTTTCCCTACAAGTTCTGGCCTGACAGAAACAAGACTGAGTTCTTCTTGTACGCCAGTGAAAGAAGAGGATATTACACAATTTGGCAG GAGCTCGAGAAAGAACTCCCAGGAGCCAATGTACTGCTTGTTGTGGTGACTGATGACGAAGCAAAAAGGATAGAGTTGCAGCCGGATGAATCGACCAAAGCCGAAGCCATGCAAGTTCTGAAGAACATGTTTGGGAAGAAAATCCCAGAGGCCACAGACATATTTGTCACGAGATGGTGGACCAATAGATTCTTCAGGGGCTCCTTCTCCAATTGGCCTATTGGCCTCCACAGCCATGACTTCAATCGaattaag GAACCTTTTGGGAGGATTTTCTTCACTGGAGAGCACACGAGCAGACTCTACAATGGCTATGTGCATGGTGCATACTTGGCAG GAGTTGACTCTgcaaacaagttggttcaacgcATCAAGAAGATGGAGAGAGCCAAGAGCTGA